The DNA region actaacagaatggaaaattaatacctttcaataccagtgctgaaaagttcgagagtttttttgaataggtcctataaacatatgaaaaacaatagcttatgggaccctttcaaaaaaatctatatttctACTTTTAGAACTGGAAGGGGtgctaaaagttgaatttttgatgttttgaactttcgaaaagtaacatttttccatatatttttttttgtttcgaacggtgaatttacttaacacatggatgAAAGACATAAAATTCCAATCAAAACGTTTTTCgagattgcaaaaaatgttgaaagcaacttgttgcaaaacatgattttttctgcCCTCGTcgaaaatgtacgactcgtgctgaaaaaatctgaactactattttgcaattccgttgtgtaATAATTTACATTTCCTGtaattctcaaaaatcaaaaaaatccatcaTCATAATACCATCACCAAAATATCAGTGCTGAAATGTTCATTTCAGTATTCATTTGGGTGCTGAAAGTTTAACGTTTCAGCACGTGCATTAAAATATCGACACTGTTGGCCAGAAAGATGTATGCAACTCGatgcaaaactcgatttttcagcacttatgCTAGTCTATACGAAGGTGTGtacttttgttgaaaaaaacatcattttgagcaattctctacaaagtAGGCCGgtttcataaaatttgagtcattataattaaaaaacgtgaaattcccaaaaaagtgttcatAGGGATCATACATTTctgtgaaatataaaaaaatagtcataGTGAATAGATTGGTctattcaaaaaccaaaactgtgtcaaaaattattacttttcagcacttaaatgAGTTTAATAATGAAATTTGCAGCAATGTTATTTTGGTGATAAGTAGGCCATTCTGTGACAacaaaatgacaggaaaagtatgtaTTTTCTTTACGGAACAGCAATAACTGGAAAAGATCAATAAATCACTCCAGTCAGCACTCTTTTGGAATagtaaaaagcaaagcaatccgctttaacgacccccgggtcttttgtgggctctgttgcaagtttctgctcatttctaggagtccgaaggttatgtgtggtgagtcacccaaaacctcttttacgcaaatggaccgacgttttacttccccatcctaTAGAAGGCATTTTGGCTTTTGGAACCTTTTCTAGATTCTATTTAATGGTGCCTTGAAATCTTGTGACAATCTAACATCATTCCTTAgtccaggggtgctcaaagtttttggaggccgggccaaatttgaagctcaaatgagcttgcgggccaaatttacaaaaaaaaggttattaatattaaaaaaataaattactttattttaatttaaaagattcaatttctgttatttgaaaaaagtgaattcaaaataatagaaaccacaaaataacggttttctatcggtattgttgattttattgttttaggtatttgaaaaaaaaaagtttttagctgaatgtattagtttttaatgtttagtttttatatttcgaaaatggtaacattacatgttgaacaattcttcTAAAAGCGTAATTTTATGTATAGgttaagtgtggctaatgaaaaatcgttgagagccagaatttcaacatttatttcatcgaaaattcactaaaattgaaatcattttcaacaaacccaaacatgctcaaatgattctaaatgcaaaggaatgcatatttaatttatttcagctgattgcacttaaatttatttttttgaagtttttaagttttttttggaaattgtttttgctcctggtttttcgagccaattttttAATAGTGTGAGAGGagtgggttgatcgacgaaagctatgtaaaatatttgcaacatcctccgatttccacattttgtccgcctgaatcagttggtagtcaatcagattcgttatctaactgtaatgagtttgAATCCATTGCACTTCAGTTTGAGGttcagttcataaaagggtcattatgacttgcaaattaataaagaaaacttatatttttgcaactattacagaattcttcctaagtcaaacttgaacttttttttttaaatatttccaaaatttttgatgaaagttttgacgatatttactagtttcactcacaaaCGTGTGAAggtgttttaattataattttttttgaacaaattatttgtatcataaagtggggatcaaaatattgataaatcataagtttttttttattaacatataaaccataattgttaaaaaaaaggataaaatcGCTTTACAAggggtcaacgggccattttacatgatcattcaaaatgtgtccgcgggccacaaaatatcaactcgcgggccacgtttggcccgcgggccttactttggtcacccctgcctTAGTCAAAGGATACTGAGATGAAAACTCGatgcaaaattagttttttttagtactTGTCGCATTTATCCCACTCGGCAAAGCATCGTTGTGCTGAGAAATTCGCAGTTTTGCTACCCGCTGCAAAactacaattaaaaataataggcTCATACTTTCATTTCACAAAACGTAGTTTATTATTCATCTGAAGAATGCTTAGTTTTAGGAATATTCTTCAATACCCTTATCTGCGACCAGCCTTACCCTGTGAAGAAGAAAACAGTTAAGCTCCACTATTCGCTCAATGGTGGCGCTTTTTCATTACCTTCGGATCGCACGGCGATCCCTTCCGGATAAATCTGAACAGCGACTCGACGAGATTCGCCGGCGTAGACTCCTCGCACTGTTCCAGCTCGGTCACCAGGCAATTCTGCAGCTTGGTAAAGTCTCTGTCGAAGAAACGTCATCATTTAGAAACTCGGCTTGAGACGGGAAGTTCAACTCGAAAAACTCACTCGCACTGTTTCGGCCCGATGACCAGCTTCGGGATCGTAGCAGCCGACACGGTGGACACATCGACGTCCTTGATGTAGCCGGAGAAGGTGCTGTTCACGCACCGGATGAGGTCGTCCTTCTGCTCGGTGAAGCATTCCGGTCCCTTCTCGGCGATGAAGACTGTGGGCGGAAAGTGGTCGTGACTAATTTGTGGACTTTCAAAACAGTTAGAGGTTCATCCATACGCGCGATCTGGTCACCGTCCTTGTGGCACACAAAGTTCAGCAGATTCTTAAACACGTCCAGGCCGTAGCTCTTGTGCTGTTCCTCCTCGTCGTCCAGGCACGGATCGATCGCATTCGAGAAAGTATTCACGCACTCCAGCAAGGTATTCCGCTTGCGGCAGTACTTGTTGAACACGGTGTCCAGATCTCCCGTTGGTTTGGCATCTTCGACCTCCTGCCGGAACTGGTCGATGTCGACCAACCCCTTGACGCAATTCGCCAAATCCCGGGCGCCCTGCTTGGCCTGCTCGTACGACTCCTCGGTTCCGCCGGCTTTTATGCACTTTTCCTTGACGGCATTCTCGATCTCGTCCATCGAAGGGATTTGCAGGTCCTGCAGGTTTGCCGGCAGATGCTCGCGCAGCTTATCCACATCGATCTTGTTGGTGTCGTCAGCCTGAACGAACAGGGGAGCTTGAGTgcgaggagagagagagagagtggcaAGAACAAAAAGAAAGGTCACGATCTATGGCTGAACGTGATTGAGGTTGAAGGCAGAACTTACCAACGGCTGCCACGATAAGCAGCGATAGTAGCCGGCCGGTCATCGTTCTAGAAATGGGAGAAAGGAGAGGTTTTACGATGAGTATGCGATTATtgctgacttaaaaaaaaactctaaaaatatagtaccttttcaaaaaaatgtctcTATAATATCTAATAATATATAatgtcttcgattttttttcaattatcaaTCAAAGTAGGCGGTAACAAAATTGCTGATgttttggccatttcgacatgaccaaaatgacaaagaacaagattttttttcgtttttgctaGGCATTGCTGATGTTCAGTTGATAGAGAACATTAGCATTAGCAACACTCCGTACACTTCTAAAATATAATCATCTAATTAAAGTAAGATTCGGCTTGATTATGTAACACTGATCAACGGTCAAATTTACAACTGATAAGAAGTTTCACGAAATTCACGCCTCAATTAGAATCTAATTCTTCTTCTCCTAACCACTGGGGTTCACTTACTTTCACTCACTGATTCTTGTCAATCGAACTGTGTGAATCTTTCGAAGTTCTGTAGAGAACGAACTGAACTAAGCACACTGCTGATCCGCTCCGGTCGAGTCTTCCTGGCACACTGCTCAGCGCTCGTCGTTGATCCGCTTGCCTGTGAGAGTCGAATTGCAACGGTCACCACCTTTTAATCGGACGGCATTTATATATTACACTATCGGCCGTTTGAAATTTCATCTATCACATGAGCTGAGCCGGTTGTGTGTTTTCATTCCacgaaataaaaaagaaaaatataaataatacaaatattagcCCCGATCGAACATTCTTTGTCGAACTGCCGTATGTGAGAAAGTATGTCCCATTAGCTGCTCCATAAAGTGATAACACGAGATGCTTGGAATGGGTGTACGATCGGTTCGCGGCGGGGTAGCTGCTAGGGATAAATGTCGATCTTGAATTGGTCGTCCACAGAAGACGACATACATTTTTCTTTCAAGGAGTTTTTTACGTCTTGTCAGATGAAGATActtaaggctctgaaaggcataATTCCAGATCGGCCATTCGGTAGccattgttttagaaaaacatgcaaatcttgattcagaatgtttcaatcaaaatattgttttctttgtgttgtttgtagaagcattttacgtatagtgtttttttttatttcaatttactatttcagaaccatcattgacagtcattgcacCAAAAGTGAAAGACACAATCTACCACATTAAACTATCATGCGTCTCTATTTATTGGTTGTACACAATTTTTAtcatacaattttaaattcaaaatgttcGTTCTTTTTGGCTGAACCCCTTCGCAGGCCTGGGACTTCCACAGACGTTCTTATCATATCTAGCAACAGCAACAAATATCATTCTCTCGCTATTGTGAGGAACACACTGACGGGCCTGTCCAAGGAGAGCCGGAAGTTTCGAATAAGTGGCACGTTATGGAGAGAATAAGTGCACctataaaaagaaaattgagTGAAAGACGGGGCACAACGTGCACGGCAGCACATGGCTTAATTTATGATCGCGCGTCTGTAAAAGTTCACTTGCACCGAGCTCTAAGCTTGTTTACTTGCCTGCGGGTCGGAATCGAATATGGATTATGTTGATCGGTGACATATGACGCTGGCAATTGATCGGGGAGGGTGGGACGATTGATATGGGTTTTAATTGAGTCATTAGTGCGAGTTGAGCAAATAGTTGGCTTTTCACGCTGGCAGTTGAGGAAATGTTCATTGAACCTTTGCTACAATTTTTCTGGTGCTGTTTCGAAAATGAATTCAATTCTGTTTGTTCtgcagtcgactctctggttgtcgatttcgaacaaaagaacaaacacTTTACAAAACGATGCACTATGAAGACCCCATTGAACATATTTGTTCCGGATATCCAACTAACCAAACAAaccaaaattgaaattaaatccaAGGGTCCATCGAAGAAGGAAGGTGTCAAGCTAGAGCGGTACGAGGAATGAAACTAATGAATTTGAAGGGACTAAAGAAACCATCGACGAAAAGAGAAATATCGAAATAGCGAAGAAAGTGGATTGTTgaacaaaatttcatacaatttaactttttgtttttcgaaaaagtctCATTTCTATACCTTTTTCTATTTAGTTAAACGCAAGTTTAATGTGTGGTTATTCggatacgaaaataaaaaaatatagcatCAGAATTGATAACAAAAAATTACTTATAGCCCCGGTAAGTGGTTGGGAACCTTGTTCCCTTCACATTTATTTAGTATTTTACTCAAAAATATCTCGTTATCTGCTTTTGTTTTACACTTCTTGTTgtgtgaaaaaaattgttgtccTGGCATTTTCAAGACAGTTCTAGTagttaatgtttttatttgaattttatttaagagACTTTACACATATATGAATATCAAagtgcttatccgcccttttcaaatgttgctccacaAATCAGTTCAGTTGATCAGTTCAAACAATGTATAAGGGCTGAAgacacttttttcgaaattgtctgatcttaaccttgattttaattttaaactcagCCAGAGTTTCATGCTTAATGtctcttttctaaaattcagAGTAGCGAAACAGATATTGTACCATCGTatggcacaaaaaaatgttttatcggTCTATTGAACTATATGAAAAATAccggaaattttataaatacatCATTTGAGAAATTCTCCGCGAATTccggaaatgaattttatttgtatatttttatttggctcgAACTTTGTGAGAGGCTTCCCTATGAACAGAGAAGTAATTTTGggtcattggttcactcatacaattttgacagctgtccaaacaaaactgctatgtaaatatttaaaaaatatgaaacttttaaaaagtGTCTCCGGAAAAATGTCCCAAAGGTCTGAAAAAATTTCATTCAGATAatccaggggtgctcaaagtttttggaggccgggccaaatttgaaactcaaatgagcttgcgggccaaatatacagaaaaaattaaaaattaaaaaaaatcaatattgttattttaatttaaatgtttgactttctgttatttaaaaaaaatagtcaattcaaaataatagaaaccacaaaataacggttttctatcggaattgatgattttattgtttcaggtatttgaagaattttttttaagctgaatgtacttgtgtttaaaaaaataaagtgttgtttttatattttgaaaatggtgacattaaatgttaaacaattcatcttaacatttcaatgaaaaaaatgtaagaatatGTTTTAGGCTTCCGTATACTTAAACTGtactcaatatttaaaaaaataagatttgacaaaaaaaaaacattttagcaaaaaaaaacatttatttatttaatcgaaaattcactaaaattcaaattatttttaataaacacaAACATGcacaaatgattctaaatgcaaaggaatgcatgttttattaatttcagctgattgcacttaaattttatttttttttttgaggttttgaagttttttgaaaatataattttgctcctggtttttcgagccaattttttATTAATAGGGGAGGGATGGGTTggtcgacgaaagctttgtaaaatatttgcaacaaacttgatcctctgatttccacattttgtctgcctgaatcagttggtagtcaaGTTTGTGGAGCAGTTCATAAAAGGTTCATAacgacttgcaaattaataaagaaaacttatatttttgcaactattacagagTTCTACTTAAGTCAaacttgaacatttttttaatatttccaaaaatatttgatgaaagttttgacgatatttattTGTTTCACTCTCATTGAAAcgtgtaaaattgttttaattataagatttttggaattaattatttgtatcctaaagaaggcatcaaaatattgataaattgataagttttttttattaacaaaaaataaaaaaagattaacacattacagtttaaaataaaccttcatttttaaaaagtatgaaatcactttacaagtcgttaacgggccattttacatgatcattcaaaatgggtccgcgggccataaaatatcacctcgcgggccacgtttggcccgcgggccatactttggtcacccctgagataatcgaatctaaaaaaaatcgttgtcttagttttgattgttgagcgcccctaaactacgctaaaatgattttaaaaatgcaagatggaaaacagtttttttttgcgtgattcgattatccgaagtctcatacaagccttcggataatcgaacttcagatAATGGAATTCGGAAAATAGAAAATTCGGAGAATCCAGTACTGTATTCAGATTTcttttaagttgaaatttttagttttatagtacagtccagactcgattatccgaagcctcgattatccgaagtttcgtttATCCGAAGGTTTCTATGGGACTTtgaataatcaaatcacgagaaaaaaaaacatgttttccatcttgcatttgaaaaatcatttagcgtagtttaggggcgctcaacaatcaaaactaatcgaatcacgaacaaattttttttcgttatttttgttttttaatttttacatcaaatttaaattctgCGACCtcgttttagtcaaattttaaaatttgaatggttgaatacctttgaaaataaaaaaatttcaatatttaatcaccgccattttggccgccatcttggattttcaaattctaaatcactttagagtagtttaggggtcatacttaaactcaacattcaaaaataatacgaagaaaaaaatatttttttttcgtgattcgattatccgaagtgaaattttgccttcGGCCTTCGGATAgaccagtgtttctcaaccttttgcgatccattccccccttgactgatttgcaagaacttcattccccccccccccttattttcaatttacTGGTATCAATGCACAaacataattattatttttaggtttgcaaaaagattacagttttcataacaaaaaaaaaactatagaaggtatttgaaaacgttttattttaatttaaaaaaaataaatgaaaagccACTATTCTGAGCtactttttgtttaaataacaataaaaaaaatacaattataaaatatgtacaaatattaaataaaattaataattatctGCGGCAAAAGACAGATTACTCTAAAAAATGTAAAGaattcaaacaaacttaaataatatttgaaaaactttttgtcaacTGCCAATTATCTAATAAAACATTCTTGTTAAAAAGTGTCCAAAACATCTCACAGAAACCAACAAAtctgtcacaaaaaaaaaatctgcttgagttcaaaaaaatacaaatacctccgaaatatttaaaaaaaaatcattttattgttttaagaaatgtcaaaattgacagaaattgaaactttaataactattttttgggaaaaaaaacaaatgttgttattactaatcaaagaaactgaaagttgcaaagaatgatttaaataatgattcaaggcattgaatttctatttaaccctcattccccccctagaatggccaaattcccccccaggggggaattcctcaccggttgagaaacactgggaTAGACTGAACAAGACTGTATTcagatttcagttttttttcagatttatttttgcatttttagttttttggttttaaagttTAGTTTATAGCTTTTAGATTTTAGTTaagtctgattagattagattagattttagtttagtttttaaaattttatgttttagtttttttttgtcgcaaATTGACTCTTTTGGAATTGGATTTTTTGAACTAACTTTATTATCAAACAAATGTGAAAATATTGAAGTAACAATCTGTTTGTAAGCCGCAAATTACATTTTAATGAAACAGGTATGCCCGATAAATAACTAGTTGTTATGTTTTGTAAAGtgcggggtttttttttctcttgcagatgaagaaaaaacttttattcttgtttgcttttattttccaaagtgtaaacattaaaatttctcGTATACAATATCTCGCCGTTCAAATAAAGCCTTTTAGCTCCTATCTGTACCCTAATCTGCCCTGAATACATTTCGTTGTTTGGAAATCTGCTTatcacaatttcaaaaaaaatattccctccTCGTCTAGTCACCTTGAAATGGTATCGGGCAGCAACGAAAAACTGCTCCTTTTCCTGTCGCCGCCTACTCTAATGGACGACAAGTTTCGCCACCATCGCCACCAGCCACGTGGTCAGCAGAATCATCGTCGCCGACGATTGCAGCGCGTCGCTGGAATTCCTCCGTCCTTTTTCGTCTCGGCAGGCTGTTTTTGGGAATACACAGAGTTGCAAAAAATTACCGTTAATATTCTTACCGAAGGGGGTCACTTACGACGGTAAAGTTGGCACAAGGCGTTTCCCTGCGTACAAATTTAAACATGGACTCAACGAGGTTGGCCGGCGTCGACTCCTGGCAGTCTTCCAGCACGCGCACGAAACACGCCCGCAGGTTGTCCATGTCGCTGGGGAGGTGGATGGAAAATAGTTTATGTTTTGGAAAATTGGGTGAAATTTCTAGCGACTTACTCGCACTGCTTCTGTCCCATCACAAGCTTGGGGATGCCTTCGGATGGTTTCGGTGTCGATTCGTCCAGGTAGCCTCGCAGCGTTCCGTTGAAGCAATCGATCAGCGGCTGTTTCTGCTCCTGGAAGCATTCCGGGCCCTTCTCAGCGATGAACACTGGAAACAGTATTAGAGTGTTGaatgattttgttaaattacGAAAAAAGAGATCATTTCATACAGGCGATTTGGTCGCCATCCTTGTGGCACACAAAGTTCAGCAGGCCATGAACCAGATTCACGAAGACTCGCTTGCTTTCCCGCTCCTCGTCATCCAAGCAAACGTCGATGTCGGCTGAGAAGGTGTCGACGCATTCGATTGCAGCGGCACGCCGTTTGCAATATCTGAAATTGGACTCACTGTAAAATGTCTGAGTTTTGGGATTGATTACTACTCACTTGTTGAACACCGTGTCCAGATCTCCGGTAGGCTTCGCCTTCTGAATCTCCTCCTGCAGGTCACCAAAGTCGATCAAACCCTTCATGCAGTCGCCCAACCTTTGGCTTGCAGCTTCGGTCTTTGCGTACGCCTCCTCATTTCCAGCGATCTTTGAGCACTTGTCCTTGACGATCTTCTGGATGTCTTCGATGCTGGGCAGAGAGATATTTTGGAACTCGGGCGGCAGGAACCCATCCGGCAGCTGCGCCTTGAGCGTGTCGATGTCGATGTCTTTCAGATCCTTGGGAAGTTCGTCCGCGGCGTTTATCAGGGTAGTTGCTGGAATTGTGAAAATCTTAGTTAGTTGCTGGATTAACTTAAGAAAACTTAATATAATAAAAgcgttttttaaaaattcgctGAAAACAATACTGATGTTAACTTACTGTAGTAGCAAACATATTCAGGCTTATTCCTAGCTTATCACTGATAATGTATTTACTTTTCAAACAATGTTTTGTGTTAAACTGTGGGAAAAATCTCGTATGGTGACCGCCAGCCATTAAGAGAAGAGAAAAACAATGCCTTGCCTCGAAGCTTTAATTGCTCTGTGATTAACCTCTCATTACTTATATCACCTGTTGATGTTCTAACTGATCACCCTGAAACACCCACGGAATGCTAAGCAGGGCCTTCAATATTAATCCAGCTCCCTGCCTAATTCCTGACGTAGTCCATCGAACTGAACTTTAGTCGAACCTCTCCTTCTTATCTGTTCGCGCTGAGAAGTTACACCTGATAAGAACTGAGAGTACGAACTATGAACTAACTTAAAACCCGTCACACAATGCCCTGTCGATGCACTGTTGATGGGTTGCGTCCGATCATTGATCGCTCAACTACTGGTAGATTCTTACGAATTCAAAGAaaccttattaaaaaaatagtacttaCATAAGAAAAGTGCAACCAGCAGAATGCC from Culex quinquefasciatus strain JHB chromosome 3, VPISU_Cqui_1.0_pri_paternal, whole genome shotgun sequence includes:
- the LOC6031115 gene encoding 27 kDa hemolymph protein translates to MTGRLLSLLIVAAVAPLFVQADDTNKIDVDKLREHLPANLQDLQIPSMDEIENAVKEKCIKAGGTEESYEQAKQGARDLANCVKGLVDIDQFRQEVEDAKPTGDLDTVFNKYCRKRNTLLECVNTFSNAIDPCLDDEEEQHKSYGLDVFKNLLNFVCHKDGDQIALFIAEKGPECFTEQKDDLIRCVNSTFSGYIKDVDVSTVSAATIPKLVIGPKQCEDFTKLQNCLVTELEQCEESTPANLVESLFRFIRKGSPCDPKGKAGRR
- the LOC6031114 gene encoding 27 kDa glycoprotein; translated protein: MGRIASRVGGGILLVALFLSTTLINAADELPKDLKDIDIDTLKAQLPDGFLPPEFQNISLPSIEDIQKIVKDKCSKIAGNEEAYAKTEAASQRLGDCMKGLIDFGDLQEEIQKAKPTGDLDTVFNKYCKRRAAAIECVDTFSADIDVCLDDEERESKRVFVNLVHGLLNFVCHKDGDQIALFIAEKGPECFQEQKQPLIDCFNGTLRGYLDESTPKPSEGIPKLVMGQKQCDDMDNLRACFVRVLEDCQESTPANLVESMFKFVRRETPCANFTVPAETKKDGGIPATRCNRRRR